The genomic window GATTACCAAAAATCCTTACGGCATGTTTGGTTACACTTTTACGGGGGTCAAAATTAATTCTAGAgatgtagaattgatttttgcatgtttgatttttattagatttttGATTGGGTCATCCACTATTTATATCCGAGTTTCAAGTTTAATAGTGTTGGACATGAGAgtgtgtgttaagaagtcaCATATCGGTTGTGGcacgagatgacctgaatatatatttatatagtaTAAACAATTCTCATCGTATAAATCGGTTTTATACGATTGAGTTAGACACAAAtctataaaatataattgattCTGCCTTCAAAGTTGATTCTACATGAAGCTAGCAAGAAATTGTTCAAATCGCTTTTACATAAATATACTCAAACACAAATTACTTTATCTTCAACTCAATTTTAGTCCTAATCAATTTTTCTTCTCGCCGGAAAATCAAATATACACTTattctttgattttattttgtaattttttggcTGAACTTTTGTTGGCCAAAGCACATGCCAATTTTGGTCATCTACTCATGAGTTTGAAAATGAATCATTATTGGTTTACATGTCACGTGATTGTCATTATAATTAGGGAACAATTCTTGTGGTATTCTCCTTCCTGTTTTGGTTATTCTTTCCCTATTAGGGAAAATTATGACTGTTCAATGATTCATAAACAATGAGTTGGAATAACCACATAATAATGAAGTCTAGTTATggttatttttcaattattgtaATCTTATCAGTTTGAGATAataagcaaacaattaagactTTGTCCTACAGATTTAGGTTATACTAAAGGTTGAAGTAGAACCTCTTATACTACATAATACATATTCTCTTCACTTTATGTACCTAACATATTTTTGttgggttaattttttttttcataggttCATTCCGCGGAGGTAATATTTTACAAAAAAgatgaatatatgtttataagtgagagcaATTTCTTGGTGGTTTTGTGAAGATTAAGTTAGACTCAACTCAAAATTCGAAGATAGTACAAAACGTCTCTAAGATCCATCGAACCATCTGCTATTAGATTTTTGCTATCAGGTCACCCATCAATTCTATCTACGCACCAAATTTAATAGTGTTGGACACTATCCGTTTGGatcagcttatgcaatataaattaggttttatgctattttataagttcacaccagtgaaaattatatttttataagctattttatcataaactatcttaacaaacttataataatacataaaaaatgcataagttgtttgcataagctcaaaaataagctaatccaaacagaccctaaatgtAGAAACATCTCTTAAGAGGGAGACTAGTTGTCCCTTATGCTAGACCACCTCATTTATTTACTAGGTCAATCTTATTGTGTCACAATTGTAACTATATTCCAATATCATGAGTCAACCCTATTGTTTTTAGGTCAAATTGCTCTAATAATTCAGAGTTTGGTTgaaaattaagtaaaatttgattaataatTATTCGACCCTTAACCAATCAAGGGATGCTATTATAACATCAAATTTGGCATCACCTCTTCTTCAGTCACAAGTACGGACTTCAAGCACGGACTTCAATGCATGcaaacaatattaaaaaaaaagtgtatattTCACTCCCCCTCCCACATGTTTCTATTCTcactaaaaaaattacattttttgtaCTTGAAAAAAACTTCGTGTGTCACATTTCCGATTTTTTTTGCCGGGGGGAGGGGTGGGGGTGGGATAAAAGATATGTggggggaagagaaaaattcgtTATACATTCAGGCCCATAATGGCTTAAAGATGTGCGATaagcccattttttttgtctttaccATAAAAGAGACCATATCATTTCACTAAATATCAAATGGATCAATACTTGTTGACATTGTATGTATCTTTGCAAAATTATGAACAATTATACCTATattagttttagttttagttttagttttgaAAGCTGCACAAATCAATGTTCTAACTTTTTTCTCCTCATAAATTATTTCACTTGAAATAATCTTATTCAAAACACTATCAAACACTAATGTTGATATATCTTTTAGACAGAATATGCATGAACTTTGGTTCGCCAATACATATTGTGAGAGTCTAACTTATTCCGCTAGACATAACTTGTattaaaacaaactaaaaaaaaggACTTCATATTTTCATATGAGCTACTTAATTTACGGAAGCTAAGCTGGTattcactattttattttattttattttcagttaGCCTAGTAATTAAAAATTCTTAGTAAGTTAGCAAGTCTACTCCCAATTGCTTTTAAccaaaaacccaattttttttaaataactacTTTAAATAAAGGATATTGTTGTAAAAttgatcaaatatttttttttttcaaaataaaacaaaatcacaaaattgtTTATACTTCTAGACATGTTAGTTTGTACCATGTTAGTTTGAAAATCTAATCTGgaacttcttttttttccaaTACAATGGTCGTtaagtaatttttaatttttccatTTTGGTGAAATTTATCATAAGCAAGCTAACACAGAATTAGAATTAGGTGGGTGTGGTAGCTTCTATAAGCACGCTAACACAGGATTACGTGTATGTCACCAAGCATTAACAATGAACTAAACAACATTGTTGTAATGTTGTTAATGTGATGGAGAtacctttgaatttttttttagaaaggaGCATGTGgtggaagatgatgatgatgatatctactaaaattaaataagctACTACCAACCAATCATTAGCTATGATTGATGCTGgacttggtaggaaggaccacAGTTCAATCTTCCGCAACTATAATCAGGAGACGGCTGAAACTAGTTATTGCGGAACTGACCTATATTAGATTAAAGAAGCTACTTAATTTACATAAGCTTCTACTCTTTGCGACATATGTTTAACTAGCCTAGTATTCCAAAATAAGGATCTCAATTACCTAAGATACAAATACAATTAAACAAGAGGCATATATATACTCATTAACATTTTTACACATAGTAAGATTAAATACCCCACATACACATGAAATTAAACAAGAGGCATAATTAATTATACTAATCAAAACTAAAATTACTACCACTTGAACTCTTGAGAAACAACCAATGACTATGTTTTTTCTCAATAATCTTCTCCTTAATAGTATCCAAACTAGGCTTCCATGACCCTTTTCTTGAAATCTGCCTATTCAAAAACTCAGGCCTCCCTTCCAAAATATCCGGCAAATTCTCCGAAAAACTGCTTCCCTCTCCCTtcttctcctcctcctccacatCTTCCTTTCTCTGAGGCTCCACAATTCCACTACTATGACACAAACTACTAAACCAAGGAAGAAACTTAGAAGAACACAAAACATAATTAGAATTCAAAACAGAATTAACCATCAAAAGAACGCGACGCGTTTCTTGGCTACTTAAACCTATAGGCTTCCCTTGCTTCACAGGAAGCATAAGATAAATCTTTTTCATTTCTAGCTTCTTATCAGCTGGCAATGGTGTTGGTCTTTTCTGATTTACAGCTGATTGAAACTCAACTACTACTTTTTGTGGATGATCCATCATTAACTCCGCAACTGTTATTTGTTCGTCGAATTCATGAACCGAACCATCTAAGAAAATAACTTTACCGGTTGAATCCGAAGGACGAAATGAGACATGGTTTCCCATCTTATGAGTTTTTTGTGTTAGAATGAATATGAATGTGATTGTGAATTGAGTTGAAGTGTTGAAATGAACTATATAATGTAATTAAAATGAAAGTGTGATTTGGGTTGGGAAAATGTACATTGTAGAAATTGATGTTTGTTAAACTAATCCATCTTGTGATGTATATAAGGGTAGTGGAATTGGTAGTTTTTAATTTGGCTTGGTCGTTAATAGTTTTAATGTCAGTTACAACATCACTTCAGATTTTGACTTATTGGAAAGTACCATGTCTAATTTGTCTACCACATTTTATTCATTTCCTTAGTAGAATCATATTCTAAAAGTTTATTTGACGTGTATTGTGTACTCTTTATTTATAGTTAAGGATGGTGATTACTAATCATGTTTACCAAACATGAAAATGAATTGAAGTAACAGTTCAACCAAATattgtttaactttttttttttaactcgaTATTCAATTTAAGGACCAACTAATTTAAAAGACTAATTTTATCATCCACTAGTTGGAGGTCAAATTGTAGTTAGAGCAGAGTAAAAACTCTCGATGGACTGGGTCAACATAGAAATTTGCATAAGAAGAATTCAAATGTGAGATTTAGAAAAGAGCACACTACAATGTCTCAAACCTGCACCACCATTGAACCATCTGTTTTGTTCCAATGTCTCAAACCTGCACCACCACCGCACCACCTGTAGATGTTACTAGATATTGTTAAAGGAGCGCTAGAAACAGTCGCTTTTCaatactcattatttttttatgtcaagtagcatagtgattaaaaattcatcTTTTAAGGTGAATGAGTGAAAAATCTTGAATTTAAACTAAATACAATATTCTTACCAACTCAGCTATGCTCACGAGAAATGGAAATATAatactcacttttttttttgaaaaagctaaattAGTCTATCCAAATTAATACTAGACATAATCGAATATGAGACCTTAAGAAAGAGCACACTTCCAGATCCCAAGGCAATACTGCCTACTCACTCTTTTATTGATCGAAATTAATGTAAGTttctcattttaaaaataaattccaCATAAAATAGTAAGATCGTCCAAATAGAATGTGAATATTAGAAATAGGGTTGAAATGAGTCTTCTTAACATTTCTCATATTGTTAACTTATATGGTTATGTTCCTTAAAATGAAAACTGTTGATTATTATGTGTGGTAGTGGTATGTTACATTGTAATACACGCACATTCTTATTGAGGTAATGGTGACATTCCACCTtgttaaaattacgtttttgttttttgtaggTAGTATAATAATTGTGTAACTATAACCTTACAACAAAAAGAGACATTTTTTTTGTGTCGAGTGGTGGTAAAAATGGTGAGTAATAAACAGAGCACATGCGCATTCACAGCATTGGATGCATACATATAATTTTACGCTATCATTTGCTTTGATTTTGAGTGCAATCAACGGCGTCAATTATGACCAATTCATTTCTTCACAAGCTTTGTGCAATCAACTGCGTCAATTGtgactaattaattaatgtggaaACATGCTAGATCAAATTAAGCTCAACTAGATTTGATATTTTTGAGACTATAGATCCGTTCATCtgtaaaattaacataacagTACAGAACGGTACAAAACAGAATAGCACatgacaaacgtttaaggtattgaacaaatttggtgttgtacgatgtttggtggacaaaaggttattttggtattttagacaatttgtgccgaggacaaaaagttgtctcgtggggggacaaaaatttcagtttttgtgcAGTCCCTTgcccccagtttgtccagtaacacaaacagttttaaaatcaaacacagtacaacatAAATTGTTATATCCagtttcttattttttagcgAATCAAACGTACTCATAGTTATGACATGTTAGATTATTTAAGAACATGTTATATTAATGTCGTTAAATAAATATCCTTACATATGGTTAAATATACTTCAATAaataaaccaataaaaaaattattaggccaaaacccatataATTAGTTATTATTCCTTAGCctattttaaacaaattttgtCCTAATGAAATCAGAAATATCATGCCACTAAATAGAAGAGGAAAACAAAAGGCTTAAATTAGCTAACTTGTCTGCACGAAAAATTCCCTTTCTTACATATATGAGTAACCAAAAAGTTAATTCCATTAATCATATATATCTAACCATTTCAACCATCTGTTACTAAGGCACCAAGGAACAATAGAACATGATTTAAAAGCCATCATAACAAGATGGGAGTCATAGTTTCTAAccaaagaaaaaatcaattacATATTACTTGGTCAAGGGGTAGAAAATCCATGTATTTTGAAGAACTCGTTTTTATTTTGCTATGATGAGGTTTATATCTCCCCGATAATAAACAATCGTTAGTTGGTATTCAAGAGAACTCACTATTTAGGTAGGGAACTCACTTCATAGATTACGTAGTGagtaatagttttttttaatccaaCTTCAACATTTGCACCCGTCACACCCCTAGATGAAATAGTAGTACCATGGTTTAAAAAACTATTGCTCGCTACTTACATAGTGAAATCCTTAGTTTGTTGTCTAAGTATCGAATAACGACAGTAGACAAATGTGAGTTCAAGCTTAATAGGTTTGAGGATCTTTGACGAAATCGCATCGTGCATGGTTGATCCTGagaatgatgaagatgaagtaGTTAATTTATCTGATTCATAGTCTCGTTGGTgttaaatttactatttttcatttatgttaTCGTTTCTAATcttaatttcaatatattatattgttGTTATTCAAAATTCCATGTTTAATCTTTAGATTTCTAGTCTGGGAGGTGTTCTCTAGTTAAGCAGCGAACTACAAGATGGTTTGTTGGGTAATTAGCGAACAATGCAGGGTTTCACAGGTAAACCAACAAACCCTTTTGTTACAggttttgaaaaaacaaaaactgaaaagataaattgaatataGATTTTTTCATTAAAAGATTAGACAGAAAAATTACATAAACTTTGATGGTTTGCTAATTAAAATGTGAATTCAATTTGGGTGTAGATAGCGTATGGTTTTTTCccaaatttttctattttatacaCTCGCTACCTAACCTACAAAGGAGGTAAAATTAGAAGCTCAAGGGACGCgaaaagaaaaactaacatatttTCAtaagaatttttctcttttcatgccccgtgtttcttttctacccccgttttcttttttttttccttgagaAAATCTTcataatgtgttttccgaactATTTTCCAATTTTGAACtagaaaatttcgaaaaatatGTTCGACAGTTTTTATATaagaacaaaaatagaaaaataaaggaTAAAAAACAAACACAGGTGGTCAactaagatgttttctcttcccccctcccatgaatcttttataccccccaatattccaattttgcccttgcagaaaaattcggttcgcagaaaccgaattttttctagtctAAAtttagagtaaatttcggtttttagaaaccgaaatttgttttcaaggcaaaaaaaaacttcggtttctacgaaccgaagttttttcaagggcaaaattggaaatttaagggggataaaagattcatgggggtGGAAAGAGAAATGATCGTCAACTAATTAATTCCGACGGCCCAAATGTTTGAGCCTATTCCTAAAGCTGAGAGCATAATATGGGCCTGAGTGGAAGATATATtttagtaatatatattttattggaaGATATATAGATAATGCATTTTGTCTGCTTGAGCAACATAGCCGATATAGTTGGTAACCCAGCAAatcttaaataaattttgatatcaatttaaaatttaggTTAAGTCGATCTAACTCAATCATATAAAATCGACTTGTAAGATAAAAgatactagaacatcgacccgtgcggtgcacgggtctgattagctgtaagttatataatgattaaataagatatgataatttcaataatgtaaggtatatgaaaaaagttgaataacattaaacgatagttcaacaattattttggaaaaatattcatacaaagaaaattatgttatattacggaagacttccttatagaccacattcgaagtcttagtcgtatcttcaccatcatcatcgatgatcaatatttttaatccttttctagaagtaactcttgaaattgcaacatacaactgaccatgtgaaaacactggcgacagaagatatatcccaacatgctttaaagattgtctctgactcttattaatagtcatcgcaaaagaaatcattataggaaatcgtctccgttgaaatttaaaaggaattctcacgtcagatggtgtcagagaaaatctaggtatgaaaacccgatcaccaatattacttcatgaaataatttttctttcaagagcacgttttcccaatctcgtaataataagtcttgtaccattgcataatcctaatttttgattcaaattccttaatagcataactggaactacaactttaagtctcaacttgtgatttggaagtcccgacgtagaaatcatgttcaaaaattcgggagtatgaacatcatccactgtttgaccgtctacattttgtgtgagtggagtatcataactcaattatgttttttcttcaccatgaaataaatccaacatataatcatttattgtgtcgactattgaatttttaggagctagtataactctattttggaaatacgttatatcgttcatgttttgtaaaagttggggataggtgttttcaacgatagaagcaagatgATCACCTGAACTTGGAATCAACAAATCTGATGgtatgtcaagttctaaatcatcgtcgttgtcatctccaatttatCCATCGCCAatacccaaaacccattcagaaaacagtcttctttgttcaacgtctgcactcgaagcaccaccgagaagcctcatgtttttactcaatgttaaaacttcacaaaaattccaaagaactaaagaattaatagtagcatgaacaacttttggcattgtacctttgggtattactggtagaatttgtctaaaatctccgccaaaaacaacaactttccCACCGAaaggaatgtgtttatttttttcatcgacagacttgagaatatattttaaagttcgatcaacagcttcgaaacagtgtttgtgcatcattggtgcttcatcccatataatgggctttgctttttgtattaatagcgccaaagggcttttaggaactatggtacatgttgaaaactcgtcaacatttagaggaatacaaaaccttgaatgtgttgttctaccgtcaggtataagcaatgcagcgatcccacttgaggcaactgttaaaactatctcaccttttgagcgtaatgcggctgacatgaccctctagataaatgtcttccatgtaccgccataaccataaagaaaaaacacaccatgtttgttttcgttaactcttgtcatgattgtgtcatatactttacgttgctctgaagtcatagttaacatcaatctaacatgttcctcagctaatgattgtctgttataattcaattcgtcgtgtattaaactgtTTTGTATATCATGAACTAataatgtgtctgctctaggcattggaggataatcttttaaactcttcccacaactacgtaacatcatctcaatatctggtagtgcatattatattaattgatcatcggttaatattaaatctgcaatgttaaaatcaaaataatgaatgtgattagtgacatgactatggttgtgtttggttgtattgcaaaaaaaattgatttagcagaattgagtttgatattaactttccaaatcacacatgataataactttccaaatctcacatgataattattctctaaatttatgatccggtagaaaaaaatcattgatcaggaaagacataaaaatatttcgtgatgaataatatagtcaacaataattttgatatgatatactttttaaaattgatggtgcttatcaattattgcacataattttaatcacaattggtatacttgccatagtggttggaaatattgctttGCACTAAAGGGTTGTGGGTTCAAATCCtaatcaagacaaaattgtattattttttaataaaaattgcaagataaaatggagggaaaacaggaaaaacaaattagggtttaggatttgcttgtgtatacaagcttataatataaaagatatcttcattataaatatatttgtgcaTTGTACTTCATCCAATGTGAGACTCTAAAAATACTAGATTACATGCTGGTGGTTCTTTGAGGAACTTGATAGTTAGATTTTGGATCATAAGGACATCATAAggtattgtttttcttttttgtatatttCTTAATGTAAATTTATAGGATGAAAAGTAGAAACAGAGTTATACAGGATCACATGCattattcaaaatcaaaattagatgTTTAAATAAGACAACTCATATGGAGTGGATTGTCTCCAGTGTATTATTCACTGAATTTTCTCCAGTTTCAATCAAGGTCAttcaatttttctctctcttctttttatattttttaattattttattggagGGTCAGGATCTCACTAGAAGGACACTCACGAGAGACAATCCACTCTCCAGCTCATATATATCTACACATtatttctatttgttttttatataaggTGGATAAGAAATGAGTGTCAAGGCATTTATCTGgttacatttgtttttttttttgggtacatggtTACTTTGATTTTCTTATGatatatatgtgatttaatGATTTCAAACATTGCACTTTACCCTCAAGAAATATCTTGAATCAATTATATCACTGAATTCATAACAAGGGACTACTTTAATACATCATACAACATATAAAGTGCAAGATATATACACACAAATTGTAACATTACTACACAACAATACATTTGGAATAATAGTACTATTTTTAAGGTGCCTTAAGAAGGAAATAAAATTCTGTTTAGACCTATGGTTGCTTCACAATTACAACAGGACATTTGGCATTCTTGACACAGTAATCACTTACACTTCCAAGTAGTGCCCTGCAAATCCACAccataaaaattaattacactTTTGAAAAGTACATCATTTCATATATACCAAATTTCCTTCAAACAcatcaagaaaaaaaagtaagtctaaattgtatttttggccCACTAACTTTCATAAATTTACAATTTTGGCTCTATAACTTTCAAAATAGCATTTTTGACCTCTTAATTTTAGCCTTTTTTGCAAAAGGCCAGCTCACCACTGATTTCGACCCATATGTCTAGCCAAGTGGACTCACGTGCGCGTTGATTTGGTTAAAAACTTAAATCAGTGAGATCGGTCTTTTACAAAAAAGGCGAAAGTTAGGGAGTCAGAATTTTAAAAATCTGAGAGCTAAAATCGCAAGCTTGTAAAACTTagccaaaaatacaatttagctaaaaaattacttaaaagATACAGAGTAACTAAAGCATATATAAAAGTTACCTCTTGAAGAATCCATAGCCATGACTTCCCATGACTAAGGTATCAGCCTCTAGTTTCTTTGCTGCGTTACATATAACATTCTTAGCCTCTCCGGTACCAACTACTTTCTCAATATTTATCTGTAAATTAAATCCCAAATTCAGAGTCAAACAACTAAAAataagagaaggaaaaaaaaaaaatagtgtaggATGAGTTGACCAACATTGGTAGCATCAAAGTTTCTGCAAATAGCTTCAGCTCTTTTCATTACTGATTTAGCTAACTTTGCACTGTATTCTTCCAAAGCTTCAATTGCCTCATTGGAAAATATATATCCtgtaattaaaatatcataCCAATTAGCAAAATTCAATAAACAACTAGCTAGAGTATAAAACCAAGTCAATCAAGTGGTTGAACTCGGTTAAACCCGAGTTAAAAATAATCATCGACTAgactttacttatattattcaGGTGTACTATCGATTAAGTAGTAAGGTCTATTTCTCGACAAACTAGAGGGTTAAGGCCAAATCAGGACATAACctatttgaattgacttatttaagtTTTTATATAAGTACTTATGAGATTGTTTGACAAAACTAATGGAAAACGTCTATGACATCTATATCGgctgtttttagcttattttcataagctctttagaatagcttataaaaaacagttaaattttattttattataaaaggagcttatacataaacactaaGATGAAACTTATAAAACCCAATTGGTGTTAATAAAGAGTGAGTGTgaaatgtcaaaattgctaGTTCGGATGTCATGACCGgggtttcaaatattttatgatttggtctatctattaaaaaagaaaaaagaaaaagagttaGTGGGAAGAAATGAACCTGCAGAATCCAATGAGTAGACAGCAGAAGGTGGCTTGACATAGAGCAACATAAGCTTACTATTGTTGTTGGTATCAGAAATAAGGTTGGTAATGGACCAAGAAAGTGCATACATACTCTCTTCACTCTCATCAACAGCCACCATAATCTTCCGTTCTCTATTTTCCATTATGTGTTAACTATTATTGATTTCAAACTTGAGaaatttgtgtgtgtgtgtgttttgtgTTGTAGATAATAGAAAAGGAAGCAAGTGATGAATGAATTATATAGCTAGAAAGTTTCATGTGGTACATAGAATAGTAGATTATGGTTTAAACCTGTGGGTTCTTTGTCGTTGTTTTCAAATTA from Trifolium pratense cultivar HEN17-A07 linkage group LG1, ARS_RC_1.1, whole genome shotgun sequence includes these protein-coding regions:
- the LOC123906897 gene encoding uncharacterized protein LOC123906897; its protein translation is MGNHVSFRPSDSTGKVIFLDGSVHEFDEQITVAELMMDHPQKVVVEFQSAVNQKRPTPLPADKKLEMKKIYLMLPVKQGKPIGLSSQETRRVLLMVNSVLNSNYVLCSSKFLPWFSSLCHSSGIVEPQRKEDVEEEEKKGEGSSFSENLPDILEGRPEFLNRQISRKGSWKPSLDTIKEKIIEKKHSHWLFLKSSSGSNFSFD
- the LOC123906906 gene encoding universal stress protein A-like protein — its product is MENRERKIMVAVDESEESMYALSWSITNLISDTNNNSKLMLLYVKPPSAVYSLDSAGYIFSNEAIEALEEYSAKLAKSVMKRAEAICRNFDATNINIEKVVGTGEAKNVICNAAKKLEADTLVMGSHGYGFFKRALLGSVSDYCVKNAKCPVVIVKQP